From Novipirellula artificiosorum, the proteins below share one genomic window:
- a CDS encoding response regulator transcription factor has protein sequence MARIVIVDDHPSTRDGLMTRIELENDLEVCGEAADVDEAFQLIQRLAPDIAIIDVSLKTSNGIELIKLVKSAKLTTRMLVWSMYEDSLYAERALRAGAMGYINKENVTGVIIDAIRKVLKGDVFLSAEMSSRMLNRVVMGKEASGSSPSDALSDRELQTFSLIGHGMKTADIAEEMGLSVKTVETYRARIKEKLELDDLAALAREAVQWVIENG, from the coding sequence ATGGCTAGAATTGTGATTGTCGATGACCACCCGTCCACTCGCGATGGGTTGATGACAAGGATCGAACTTGAAAACGATTTGGAGGTTTGCGGCGAGGCCGCGGACGTCGACGAGGCGTTTCAATTGATCCAGCGACTGGCTCCTGACATCGCCATCATCGATGTGTCGCTGAAAACCAGCAATGGCATTGAGTTGATTAAGTTAGTCAAGTCAGCAAAATTGACCACTCGCATGTTGGTTTGGTCCATGTACGAGGATTCGCTCTATGCCGAGCGGGCATTACGCGCGGGCGCGATGGGCTACATCAACAAAGAGAACGTCACGGGAGTGATTATCGATGCGATCCGCAAAGTGCTCAAAGGGGACGTGTTTCTAAGCGCCGAAATGTCGTCCCGAATGCTCAATCGAGTGGTGATGGGTAAGGAAGCCTCGGGAAGTTCGCCGTCCGATGCGCTGTCGGATCGAGAGCTGCAAACCTTTTCGTTGATCGGCCATGGGATGAAGACGGCGGACATTGCCGAAGAGATGGGATTGAGCGTGAAGACGGTGGAGACCTATCGTGCTCGGATCAAAGAGAAGCTAGAACTTGATGATCTCGCTGCCTTGGCGCGAGAAGCCGTCCAGTGGGTCATTGAAAATGGATAG
- a CDS encoding PAS domain-containing sensor histidine kinase yields MANLVELQCEVVDRLGIYPSFFLVGHQDPDIVQNLWTQTQLAYLDNPIPGAFKERLFLYLSRYCGRPYCVARHAAWLMASHAASEDDAQLLRSAERLVDMLDRAALNREQMQIHLDRLQPVSSIESTDRWPEAQSEVEESVFACAVSVFRGDETSTACQAALRGWLRPHWFERLVLFLSFVRTAHFWTETHEGIKLEDDAEQMLVRFPSLANWLSSYQDRVEQELSHHRRIERERFEAEQRKRYQAIAQERLVKQEREFRMLADNVPELFAYINTHRRFRFANRRYEEAFHKARYEIIGIPVAQVLGEEAYDRTIASRLERALAGQRVAFEDQLRLADGVDHWITAVFIPDIETGQTVNGVFTLMSDITERRELEKQVLDIAAEEGRRIGNDLHDEIGQELTGLSMIADTLVTAMTRSAANELKIAEKIEAGIKRTLGQVRRLARGMNPVDVDAEGLMSALSEMCNRLQELYAVQCSFECVQPVRLRDNQVATQMYRIAQEATTNAVKHGNAKRISVSLSGGQDNAVLRVVDDGVGISDDGGKCSGMGLKIMQYRAGIAGGELRIQPASHGGTEVTCLLSPRSSRFTSKGNFDG; encoded by the coding sequence ATGGCAAACCTTGTTGAACTCCAATGTGAGGTCGTAGATCGGCTGGGTATCTACCCCTCCTTCTTTTTGGTTGGGCATCAAGATCCCGATATCGTCCAAAACCTTTGGACACAGACTCAGCTTGCGTACTTGGACAATCCGATTCCGGGAGCCTTTAAGGAAAGACTGTTCCTATACCTTTCACGGTACTGCGGACGTCCCTATTGTGTTGCTCGCCACGCAGCTTGGTTGATGGCGAGCCATGCAGCGTCAGAGGACGACGCACAGTTGCTGCGGAGTGCTGAGAGGTTGGTAGACATGTTAGACCGAGCCGCACTCAACCGCGAACAGATGCAGATACATCTCGATCGCCTTCAGCCAGTCTCATCGATCGAATCAACGGATAGGTGGCCGGAAGCTCAATCCGAGGTCGAGGAGAGTGTTTTTGCATGTGCCGTTTCAGTCTTCCGTGGTGACGAAACCTCGACCGCATGTCAAGCGGCGCTGCGTGGATGGCTCCGTCCCCATTGGTTCGAGCGTTTGGTCTTGTTTCTATCGTTCGTGCGGACAGCGCACTTTTGGACGGAAACGCACGAAGGGATAAAGTTAGAAGACGACGCAGAGCAGATGCTCGTTCGTTTTCCCTCGCTCGCGAATTGGTTGTCGTCTTATCAAGACCGAGTGGAACAAGAGTTGTCTCATCACCGCCGAATCGAGCGAGAACGCTTTGAAGCGGAACAGCGGAAGCGTTATCAAGCCATTGCGCAAGAAAGGCTCGTCAAGCAAGAGCGTGAATTTCGGATGCTTGCGGATAACGTTCCTGAACTATTCGCTTACATCAACACCCACAGACGTTTTCGGTTTGCGAATCGGCGTTACGAAGAGGCCTTTCACAAAGCACGCTACGAGATCATTGGAATTCCCGTCGCTCAGGTCCTCGGTGAGGAGGCGTATGATCGAACGATCGCGTCGAGGCTTGAAAGAGCATTGGCGGGGCAACGTGTTGCTTTTGAGGACCAACTGCGATTAGCCGATGGTGTGGATCACTGGATCACCGCAGTCTTTATCCCTGACATCGAAACGGGGCAGACCGTCAACGGGGTTTTCACATTGATGAGTGATATCACGGAACGGCGTGAGCTCGAGAAGCAGGTGCTTGACATTGCAGCCGAGGAGGGGCGACGGATTGGCAATGATCTACATGATGAGATTGGCCAAGAGTTGACAGGACTGTCGATGATCGCTGACACGTTGGTGACTGCGATGACACGCAGCGCGGCGAACGAACTGAAGATTGCTGAGAAAATTGAGGCTGGAATCAAACGAACCTTGGGCCAAGTGCGTCGGTTGGCGCGAGGCATGAACCCGGTTGATGTGGATGCCGAAGGGTTGATGTCGGCGTTGTCGGAGATGTGCAATCGCTTGCAAGAACTCTACGCGGTCCAGTGCTCCTTTGAATGTGTACAGCCCGTGCGGTTGCGAGACAATCAAGTTGCAACACAGATGTATCGGATCGCACAGGAAGCAACCACTAATGCGGTGAAACATGGCAATGCAAAGCGAATTTCCGTTTCGCTTTCTGGCGGTCAGGACAACGCGGTCTTGCGTGTGGTGGATGACGGTGTTGGCATCAGCGACGACGGCGGCAAGTGCAGCGGCATGGGGCTGAAAATCATGCAATATCGAGCGGGAATTGCTGGCGGGGAACTTCGAATTCAACCCGCATCCCACGGCGGCACCGAGGTCACGTGCTTGCTTTCGCCACGGAGTAGTCGCTTCACGTCTAAAGGAAACTTCGATGGCTAG
- a CDS encoding serine/threonine-protein kinase — protein MSTTAKPGDEIVPGFTLVRRLGSGMAGEVWIARASGGVQVAVKIIQDLELLGSQRELGALRVVREVKHPNLCPLFGVWFFDARGNRLDATQTEAAFYHDSQMVDTMVLDATRESETEADDQSIVSTQPIGASAPVPKPSSESTNFKQQFSQPVPVRMVVAMGLGEKTLFDRLREVQASRLTSEKLDPKDLEEMGGIEVKELLRYLGSAASAIDELNKRFNIYHCDIKPQNILVVGGQAQVCDFGLARHVAKSRQTQMAFATPAYGAPEMLFERTYSKTIDQYSLAITYYELRTGKLPFDRDTQSALLKAKASGDLDLSLVPAEERKVIARATRLAPDKRYEDCQSFVAALNQAVDRPAVTHPAWTAPRVSALAFVVLAAMAVAAWYLLPTSAPDRIANRDVASVAVIDDVPTAEPSAQATSEAPVVTRNPTPEVVNESTNDIEGEKELSELKSQPSDVDGQPSNVEMEASEVEASEVDPSEVDPSEVDPSEVDPSEVDPSEVDPSEVEPREVEQSEMAVLPTDLPSLLRAAGISAESPSQRMASQYDLLQNASFSEQQQLAPELLDALITDVCEAMLAQFQAVENPSRIDSDVLEDADRMCECLLRILQQPLASDRTPQLARLMLARLHGDIAAVDHTESIWVHADEVRLGFNPKGQYTHPSSSCDASFAVAYSGMMRREVATWDRQLVETDLQRCVTLCKKDSGYQSALVSLHGQYLIALLLQRPQYRDDPSLSKATLRAAHFLVGDSTWSALASMAFWLIDPLAERDDVCLLSEERPLMPASLPAVVPPKLETQYRMAAGWADWNQNESRSAFDAWQRVASDVDLVSNTAAEDRQQAARYLLDWLINSSGTSDTQIDSIRYARLHRSAGRVLDAVDRLAVGSDTLQQSLASERILCSVAAGDFDTAEVALSEYRRTVTQRLELAFTPQLGRAVFEVGSNHINLRDSHADADAEWTSLACAACIAQTTVDLMQQKEASRVTRDALLDRCYRPLMQNLKPRLRASPVAEPTVPEEVDHQLFVDFCEHFISLAAQPEQRSLYGNLLEWLDQVEVAAAIAGAAATDREVHADLICMACEAFMQSRYEQQDDMDRDKIIDRMEQYYRDATALGKTIRTDFLRARITDQQGFASSDADQSRALYQEATELYDQVILAESKADDSLRGIALRCRASVQLRHANQLNPLQRDALLLKALEDARESLGFNKCWYDDDDDRLETQADVCWQIASLSKSLTDSERNQLLDEANGAIDQAIRNRRRDSISYTPLALKKLNGLWIDMLLNPGTPRMRQTQATTLQWMSEISDRIEAEQQGRLATLTIQADSVRLQCLWHSRAARIYAIIDDKKTALRHSEAGFRAATKSLSAKDSIRHIISLEYVILKSETLGAGDRDSNQNLHRELRNVLLKIQDPRPEIRERQEFYLKALERF, from the coding sequence ATGTCGACAACTGCCAAACCTGGTGACGAAATTGTCCCTGGATTCACGCTCGTTCGACGACTGGGTTCAGGAATGGCGGGCGAGGTTTGGATTGCACGTGCTTCGGGAGGCGTTCAAGTTGCGGTAAAGATCATTCAAGATCTTGAACTGCTCGGCAGCCAACGAGAACTTGGGGCGTTGCGGGTCGTCCGCGAAGTCAAACATCCTAACCTCTGCCCGCTTTTTGGCGTCTGGTTCTTTGATGCTCGAGGGAATCGACTCGATGCCACGCAAACCGAAGCCGCCTTCTACCATGATTCGCAGATGGTGGACACGATGGTGCTCGATGCGACCAGGGAAAGCGAAACGGAAGCTGACGACCAGAGCATCGTCTCGACCCAACCGATCGGCGCCTCGGCACCTGTCCCAAAACCTTCGTCGGAATCCACGAACTTCAAACAGCAGTTTTCGCAACCTGTCCCGGTGCGAATGGTCGTCGCCATGGGACTGGGAGAGAAGACCCTTTTCGATCGATTGAGAGAGGTTCAGGCGTCAAGACTCACCAGCGAGAAACTCGACCCCAAGGATCTCGAGGAGATGGGCGGAATCGAAGTCAAAGAGTTGCTTCGCTATCTGGGCTCGGCTGCCTCGGCCATTGATGAACTTAACAAGCGATTCAACATTTATCACTGTGACATCAAACCGCAAAACATCCTCGTTGTGGGAGGCCAAGCTCAGGTTTGCGACTTTGGACTCGCGCGCCATGTTGCCAAAAGCCGTCAAACCCAAATGGCGTTTGCGACGCCTGCCTACGGTGCCCCCGAGATGCTGTTCGAACGCACCTACAGCAAAACCATTGACCAGTACTCGCTCGCGATCACCTACTACGAACTGCGTACCGGGAAGTTGCCGTTTGACCGAGACACGCAGTCGGCGCTCTTGAAAGCGAAAGCGAGTGGGGATCTCGACCTTTCTCTTGTCCCTGCCGAGGAGCGAAAAGTGATTGCCAGGGCGACGCGGCTCGCCCCCGACAAACGATACGAGGACTGCCAGAGCTTTGTCGCCGCGTTGAACCAAGCCGTTGATCGTCCTGCGGTAACTCACCCCGCCTGGACGGCGCCACGGGTTTCCGCTTTGGCCTTTGTCGTCTTAGCAGCCATGGCGGTCGCGGCGTGGTACCTCCTTCCAACCAGCGCACCCGATCGGATTGCCAATCGCGACGTCGCATCGGTAGCAGTGATCGATGACGTCCCAACCGCCGAACCTTCAGCGCAAGCAACCTCTGAGGCCCCTGTGGTCACACGAAACCCCACACCCGAGGTCGTCAACGAATCGACCAACGACATCGAGGGTGAAAAGGAACTAAGCGAACTCAAATCGCAACCAAGCGACGTTGACGGACAACCAAGCAACGTCGAAATGGAAGCGAGCGAAGTCGAAGCGAGCGAAGTCGATCCAAGTGAGGTCGATCCAAGTGAGGTCGATCCAAGTGAGGTCGATCCAAGTGAGGTCGATCCAAGTGAGGTCGATCCAAGTGAGGTCGAGCCACGTGAGGTTGAGCAGAGTGAGATGGCCGTCCTGCCGACGGATCTCCCTTCGCTCTTGCGGGCAGCGGGCATTTCTGCTGAGTCGCCGAGTCAGCGTATGGCGAGCCAATACGATTTGCTTCAGAACGCCTCGTTCAGCGAACAACAGCAGCTCGCCCCAGAGCTTCTTGATGCCTTGATCACGGATGTCTGCGAAGCGATGCTTGCACAGTTCCAAGCCGTCGAAAATCCGTCGCGAATCGATTCCGACGTGCTCGAAGATGCTGACCGAATGTGCGAATGTCTGCTACGGATATTGCAGCAACCGTTGGCAAGCGATCGCACACCCCAGCTCGCCAGACTCATGCTCGCGAGATTGCACGGGGACATCGCAGCCGTAGACCACACCGAATCGATTTGGGTTCACGCCGATGAGGTTCGTCTTGGGTTCAATCCGAAGGGGCAGTACACGCATCCAAGTTCGAGCTGCGACGCATCCTTTGCCGTTGCCTACAGCGGAATGATGCGACGGGAAGTGGCCACCTGGGATCGCCAGCTCGTGGAAACCGATTTGCAGCGATGCGTAACGCTCTGCAAGAAGGACTCGGGCTACCAATCCGCGTTGGTTTCGCTGCATGGGCAATACCTAATCGCCTTGCTTTTGCAACGCCCTCAATACCGTGACGATCCGTCATTGAGCAAAGCGACCTTGCGTGCGGCCCACTTTCTCGTCGGTGATTCCACGTGGTCGGCACTCGCTTCGATGGCGTTCTGGCTGATCGATCCACTTGCGGAGCGGGACGATGTCTGCTTGTTGTCCGAAGAGCGTCCGTTGATGCCCGCCAGCCTCCCAGCCGTTGTGCCACCGAAGCTTGAGACGCAGTATCGAATGGCCGCTGGATGGGCGGATTGGAACCAAAACGAATCACGATCTGCGTTTGATGCCTGGCAACGTGTGGCTTCCGATGTGGACTTGGTATCCAACACGGCTGCCGAGGATCGGCAACAAGCAGCACGCTACCTGCTCGATTGGCTCATCAATTCTTCAGGAACGTCCGACACACAGATAGACTCCATTCGCTACGCACGACTACACCGCAGCGCTGGGCGGGTCTTAGACGCGGTGGACAGGCTTGCTGTGGGAAGCGATACCCTACAGCAGTCGCTTGCGTCTGAGCGAATCTTGTGCAGTGTCGCTGCCGGAGACTTTGACACTGCGGAAGTGGCGTTGTCGGAATATCGACGCACGGTCACGCAGCGATTGGAACTTGCGTTCACACCACAACTGGGCCGTGCGGTCTTTGAGGTGGGTTCGAACCACATCAATCTGCGTGACAGCCATGCCGATGCCGATGCCGAATGGACGTCACTCGCCTGCGCAGCCTGCATTGCTCAAACAACGGTTGATCTGATGCAACAAAAGGAGGCATCGAGAGTGACTCGAGATGCGTTGCTTGATCGTTGCTACCGCCCGCTGATGCAAAACCTGAAGCCGCGACTGCGAGCATCCCCCGTAGCGGAGCCGACGGTGCCCGAAGAGGTCGACCACCAGCTATTCGTCGATTTTTGCGAGCATTTCATCTCGCTTGCCGCACAACCCGAGCAACGATCCCTCTACGGTAACCTCCTCGAGTGGCTCGACCAGGTCGAAGTCGCTGCAGCGATCGCTGGCGCAGCCGCGACCGACCGAGAGGTTCACGCTGACTTGATCTGTATGGCTTGTGAGGCATTCATGCAATCACGCTATGAACAACAAGATGATATGGACCGCGATAAAATCATCGATCGCATGGAGCAGTATTACCGTGATGCGACCGCCTTGGGCAAAACGATTCGCACAGACTTCTTACGGGCGAGAATCACCGACCAACAAGGCTTTGCCTCAAGCGACGCCGATCAATCCCGGGCCCTCTATCAAGAGGCTACCGAGCTCTACGATCAAGTGATCCTTGCGGAGTCAAAGGCCGACGACAGCCTCCGCGGCATTGCGTTGCGATGCCGGGCGAGTGTCCAACTACGTCATGCCAATCAACTCAACCCGCTACAACGAGACGCACTGCTACTCAAAGCACTGGAGGATGCGAGGGAATCGCTCGGTTTCAACAAGTGTTGGTATGACGACGATGACGACCGACTCGAGACCCAAGCGGATGTTTGCTGGCAGATCGCAAGCCTATCGAAGTCTCTGACGGACAGCGAAAGGAACCAATTGCTCGACGAGGCCAATGGGGCAATCGATCAAGCCATTCGGAATCGCCGCCGCGATTCGATCTCCTACACTCCTCTGGCGCTTAAGAAACTCAACGGCCTCTGGATTGACATGCTGCTCAATCCAGGAACGCCCCGCATGCGGCAGACTCAGGCCACCACCCTGCAATGGATGAGCGAAATCAGTGACCGAATCGAAGCGGAGCAGCAGGGTCGGTTGGCAACGCTCACGATCCAGGCAGACTCGGTGAGATTGCAATGTCTGTGGCACAGCCGTGCAGCAAGGATTTACGCCATCATCGATGACAAGAAGACGGCGCTACGTCATAGTGAAGCAGGCTTTCGCGCGGCAACGAAATCGCTCTCTGCGAAAGACTCGATTCGGCACATCATTTCACTTGAGTACGTGATCCTAAAGAGCGAGACGCTGGGGGCGGGCGATCGTGATTCGAATCAGAATCTCCATCGGGAACTCCGAAACGTACTCCTTAAGATACAAGATCCACGTCCTGAGATTCGCGAGCGTCAAGAGTTTTATCTGAAGGCGCTGGAGCGGTTCTAG
- a CDS encoding sensor histidine kinase yields the protein MRTIENTEADPQGGIKAQQRAAQAERLAAIGQVVASVAHESRNALQRILAHVELIEEHVGGDSEIMVDLHAIRSAAGSLTQMCEELREFSGELHLDLQLCSLEELIAACWDSLQQHPRQRESRLRVDVANISLWIDPLRMDQVLRNLLENSLTALDRPVSIRAHAVECRSQGVDVVQLTLSDNGPGFLPQNLDKVFEPFFTTKQRGTGLGLAICKRIVESHGGSIAIGDADSSGATVIITLPAMATEDPLSSQRTASAHW from the coding sequence ATGCGCACGATTGAAAACACTGAAGCTGATCCACAGGGGGGGATCAAAGCCCAACAACGGGCGGCCCAGGCGGAGCGTTTAGCTGCGATTGGACAGGTTGTCGCATCCGTGGCGCACGAAAGCCGCAATGCGTTGCAGCGAATCCTTGCACATGTAGAGTTGATCGAAGAGCACGTCGGAGGCGATTCGGAGATCATGGTAGATTTGCATGCGATTCGATCGGCTGCGGGTAGTTTAACACAAATGTGCGAAGAGCTCCGAGAGTTCAGTGGCGAGCTGCACCTAGATCTGCAATTGTGCTCGCTGGAGGAGTTGATTGCGGCTTGCTGGGATTCGTTGCAGCAGCATCCTCGTCAACGAGAGTCCAGGTTGCGCGTGGACGTCGCGAACATTTCTTTATGGATCGATCCATTGCGAATGGATCAAGTGCTTCGAAATTTACTTGAAAATTCGCTTACGGCACTCGACCGTCCCGTTTCGATCAGGGCTCATGCGGTTGAGTGTCGATCGCAAGGTGTCGACGTCGTGCAACTGACCTTGTCCGATAATGGCCCTGGGTTTTTGCCGCAAAATCTCGACAAGGTGTTTGAACCGTTCTTCACAACCAAGCAGAGGGGAACAGGCCTCGGGCTAGCAATCTGCAAACGCATTGTCGAATCGCACGGTGGCAGCATTGCGATTGGCGACGCCGACTCCTCGGGCGCAACCGTCATCATCACCCTGCCAGCGATGGCCACGGAAGATCCCCTCTCATCGCAACGAACGGCGTCAGCCCATTGGTGA
- a CDS encoding tetratricopeptide repeat protein, with protein MNVQESANACLKANDLATARHHCTEWIRVDPANAKPWHLLGVCHARDGELDDAIDCFQKATDLDHEKSLYPYNLAVAYKALHKLDQAIQFYRQALERRGDFFEARNNLGASLVEAGRSKEALECFERLVKLFPESADANFNLANTLNEAGRIDEAATHYRQAVELDPEHSAARENLGRAFLDAERFDEARQVWTNWLSHDPTNATARHMLASLSDDTPPSRCDDQCIRETFDEKFATNFDQQLTRLEYCSPELIADTLQQFDPPIADAEILDAGCGTGLCAPRVRSLARNLIGVDLSGPMLAEARERGLYDQLKENEITQYMSSQTSCFDVVISADTLCYFGDLQEVLGAVSHCLKPNGVVVFTVESLESTMPMPLDVGNRYRLRPHGRYAHSESYLRQVVPDAGLSLTKIRDVVPRKERGRPVQGWLVTAQKKNLR; from the coding sequence ATGAATGTCCAGGAATCAGCAAACGCGTGTTTGAAGGCGAATGACCTCGCCACCGCAAGACATCACTGTACCGAATGGATACGTGTCGACCCGGCCAACGCCAAGCCCTGGCATCTGCTTGGTGTCTGCCATGCGCGTGACGGCGAATTGGACGATGCAATCGATTGCTTTCAAAAGGCGACGGACCTGGACCACGAAAAATCGCTTTATCCCTACAACCTCGCGGTCGCCTACAAGGCACTTCACAAGCTTGATCAAGCGATCCAATTCTATCGGCAAGCGCTTGAGCGTCGAGGTGATTTTTTCGAAGCGAGGAACAATCTAGGCGCCTCACTGGTGGAAGCAGGACGATCCAAGGAAGCTCTCGAATGCTTCGAGCGTTTGGTCAAGCTTTTCCCAGAATCCGCTGACGCAAACTTCAATCTTGCAAACACGCTCAACGAGGCCGGACGGATCGACGAAGCCGCCACCCATTATCGCCAAGCGGTCGAATTGGATCCAGAGCATTCGGCGGCGCGAGAAAACCTTGGCCGAGCCTTTCTGGATGCCGAGCGATTTGATGAGGCGAGGCAGGTGTGGACGAACTGGCTTTCCCATGACCCGACAAACGCCACCGCTCGACACATGCTCGCGTCACTCTCGGACGATACTCCACCATCGCGATGTGACGATCAATGCATTCGCGAGACGTTTGACGAGAAGTTTGCGACCAATTTTGATCAACAACTGACACGCTTGGAGTACTGCAGTCCTGAACTGATCGCGGACACTCTGCAGCAATTCGATCCGCCTATTGCGGATGCCGAGATTCTTGATGCCGGGTGTGGCACGGGACTCTGTGCTCCACGGGTTCGTTCCTTGGCCAGAAATCTCATCGGCGTGGACCTTTCTGGCCCGATGTTAGCCGAAGCACGCGAGCGAGGGCTTTACGATCAATTGAAAGAAAACGAGATCACACAATACATGTCTTCTCAAACCAGCTGTTTCGATGTGGTGATCTCGGCCGACACGCTTTGCTACTTCGGAGACCTTCAAGAGGTTCTTGGTGCCGTCAGCCATTGTTTGAAACCGAATGGCGTGGTCGTGTTTACGGTCGAGTCCCTCGAATCAACGATGCCTATGCCACTCGACGTGGGAAACCGGTATCGATTGCGACCTCATGGGCGGTACGCCCACAGCGAGAGCTACCTGCGACAAGTGGTACCCGACGCCGGCCTGAGCTTGACGAAGATCCGGGACGTGGTGCCACGAAAGGAGCGTGGGCGGCCGGTCCAGGGTTGGCTCGTTACGGCGCAAAAAAAGAACCTGCGTTGA
- a CDS encoding heavy metal translocating P-type ATPase, producing MSPEPSQNRSQLIIAVLAVIAIVAHLALWFSGLESQHGVNAPLYIALLFGGIPLVGELLVKLFRGEFGSDLLAGISIVTAVILGEYLAGTLVVLMLSGGEALEGYAVQSASSVLQALSKRMPSVAHRKTDSQVDDVPLDELQVGDVVIVFPHEVCPIDGTVVDGHGVMDESYLTGEPYMMSKTPGAAVLSGAINGESALTICAEKLAIDSRYAQIMKVMQSSQQQRPRIRRLGDQLGAYYTPIAVSIAIAAWVFSADPIRFLAVLVVATPCPLLIAIPVAIIGSISLAAKRAIVIRDPSVLEKLDQCRTVILDKTGTLTYGQPKLTQISSAADFDPNEVLSLVTSVERYSKHPLSEAIMQAGKDRKVATRETSEISEKPGQGLRGMVAGRSVQITNRKSLIAEQPAVASQLPPPSDGLECVVLIDNRYAATYGFRDEPRKEGASFVQHLGPRHRIDRVMLLSGDREAEVRYLADRVGVSQIYAEKTPEEKLEIVRSETAVADTLFVGDGINDAPALMAATVGIAFGQNSDVTTEAAGAVVLDSSLQKVDELMHISRRMRKIALQSAVGGMAISVIAMFIAAAGYLPPVAGAITQEVIDVLAVVNALRVAIPPESLSDY from the coding sequence ATGTCGCCTGAGCCGAGTCAGAACCGGTCCCAATTGATTATTGCCGTCTTAGCCGTGATTGCCATCGTTGCCCACTTGGCTCTTTGGTTTTCAGGTCTTGAGTCGCAGCATGGGGTCAATGCTCCTCTTTACATCGCCCTGCTCTTTGGCGGCATCCCGCTCGTCGGCGAACTGCTTGTGAAGCTGTTTCGTGGTGAATTTGGTTCCGACTTGTTGGCCGGGATTTCCATTGTCACCGCGGTCATCCTAGGCGAATACCTGGCCGGGACCTTGGTGGTGTTGATGCTCTCTGGTGGCGAGGCTCTCGAAGGTTACGCGGTGCAGAGTGCGTCGTCGGTTCTGCAAGCGCTCTCCAAACGCATGCCCTCGGTGGCTCATCGCAAGACGGATTCTCAGGTCGATGACGTGCCGCTTGACGAGCTTCAGGTCGGCGATGTCGTGATTGTCTTCCCGCACGAGGTATGCCCCATCGACGGGACCGTGGTCGATGGTCACGGTGTGATGGACGAGTCTTATTTGACAGGCGAGCCCTACATGATGTCGAAGACCCCGGGGGCGGCAGTGCTCTCGGGTGCAATCAATGGCGAATCGGCATTGACCATTTGCGCAGAGAAGCTGGCGATCGATTCGCGATACGCGCAAATCATGAAGGTCATGCAGTCGTCACAGCAGCAGCGTCCTCGAATTCGGCGTCTTGGCGATCAACTGGGTGCCTACTACACACCAATCGCCGTTTCGATCGCAATCGCCGCTTGGGTATTCAGTGCTGATCCGATTCGTTTCCTGGCAGTCTTGGTCGTCGCGACCCCTTGCCCGTTGCTGATCGCGATTCCTGTTGCGATCATTGGTTCGATTTCCCTTGCTGCGAAACGCGCCATCGTGATTCGTGATCCGTCTGTGTTGGAGAAGCTTGATCAATGTCGAACCGTTATCCTCGATAAAACGGGCACGCTCACTTATGGCCAACCGAAGCTGACTCAAATTTCCAGCGCGGCTGACTTTGACCCCAACGAAGTCTTATCGCTGGTCACCAGCGTGGAACGCTATTCGAAGCACCCCTTAAGCGAAGCGATCATGCAAGCGGGAAAAGATCGCAAGGTCGCTACACGTGAAACGTCGGAGATCAGCGAGAAGCCTGGTCAAGGGCTACGCGGCATGGTTGCAGGAAGGAGCGTTCAGATCACGAATCGAAAATCGCTGATTGCCGAACAGCCCGCCGTTGCGTCGCAGTTGCCGCCACCAAGCGATGGGCTCGAGTGCGTTGTGTTGATCGATAACCGCTATGCCGCAACCTACGGTTTCCGAGACGAACCTCGCAAAGAAGGCGCATCGTTTGTTCAGCACCTCGGTCCACGGCACAGGATCGATCGTGTCATGTTGCTCTCGGGCGACCGTGAAGCGGAGGTTCGCTACCTTGCCGATCGAGTAGGCGTCAGCCAAATCTACGCAGAAAAGACTCCCGAGGAGAAGCTTGAGATTGTGCGGAGCGAAACGGCGGTGGCGGACACGCTGTTCGTCGGTGATGGCATCAACGACGCGCCCGCCTTGATGGCCGCGACCGTAGGGATCGCGTTTGGACAAAACAGTGATGTCACAACGGAAGCCGCTGGCGCGGTGGTCCTCGATTCTTCGCTCCAGAAAGTCGACGAGTTGATGCACATTAGCCGTCGAATGCGCAAGATTGCGCTGCAGAGCGCCGTCGGAGGCATGGCGATCAGTGTGATCGCCATGTTTATCGCCGCGGCCGGCTACTTGCCGCCTGTCGCCGGTGCCATCACGCAAGAAGTGATCGACGTGCTGGCCGTGGTCAACGCCTTGCGCGTTGCGATACCGCCAGAGTCACTTTCGGACTATTAG